In Romboutsia lituseburensis, a genomic segment contains:
- a CDS encoding TM1266 family iron-only hydrogenase system putative regulator, producing the protein MKKVAVISAILEEPDKSQHKFNKIVSNFKGIIKGRMGIPCEEEGVSIICIVVLAEMNTINSLTGKLGNIEDVLVKTSISKKEL; encoded by the coding sequence ATGAAAAAAGTAGCTGTTATAAGTGCTATATTAGAAGAACCAGATAAATCCCAACATAAATTTAATAAAATTGTTTCAAATTTCAAAGGCATTATAAAGGGAAGAATGGGCATCCCTTGCGAAGAAGAGGGTGTATCTATAATCTGTATAGTAGTTTTAGCCGAAATGAACACTATAAATAGCTTAACAGGTAAGCTAGGAAATATTGAGGATGTATTAGTAAAAACTAGCATCTCAAAGAAAG